From the Lolium rigidum isolate FL_2022 chromosome 2, APGP_CSIRO_Lrig_0.1, whole genome shotgun sequence genome, one window contains:
- the LOC124692103 gene encoding probable LRR receptor-like serine/threonine-protein kinase At1g53440, whose translation MGGGHRGVRLLPLLLMLLDLGFRNGGRCAAQKLPEQEVEALKGIARKLNKTDWDFSVDPCIGSGTWVNSTGFIVSNVTCDCSFQNHTNCHIISLQLMRLNLSGVLPEEVVNLTYLRYLDLSRNFIQGPIPASWASLQVFNLSLQGNRISGTLPKELASMPMLKSLQLEANQFEGPIPPELGNIISLERFFISANNITGELPSTFSRLTNMTDFRIDGNNISGRIPSFIKNWQRLNRIDMQGTLMSGPIPSEIALLRNLTELRVTDLSGPSMNFPPLQNAQYLTELVLRNCSIHGKLPVYLGQMQYLKVLDLSFNKFSGQIPAEFGGMVSLQFLYLTDNMLTGDLPAWMLKNKASNKVNMDVSYNDFTGNPPTECQQANVNMVSSFSTNDSSLRPCLRKNLPCMGKPQYYSLFINCGGRSVVIDGNVYEDDSSQIGTSTFVLSDDKRWAYSSTGDFVGNENADYIARNKSRLALAHPELYTEARLSPLSLKYYGLCMENGEYLVNLHFADIMFTDDHTYSSNGKRVFEVLIQGAKVLKDFNIEDVAGGVNRAISMNFTTNITTNTLEIHFYWGGKGTTAIPYRGVYGPLISAISVTQVHRNHHGISTGVFITIITASCLVIVLLLVAFYIKVFRKKNRKGTGRQLFYLGRNTNTSELQARAQYFFSLKEIESATKHFDPESKIGEGGFGPVYKGTLADGTAVAVKKLSSKSSQGNREFLNEIGIISSLRHPNLVRLYGCCIDGEELLLVYEFLENNSLGRALFGRAERQLKLDWPTRYSICLGTAKGLAYLHEESTLKIVHRDIKPSNILLDERLQPKISDFGLAKLNDDCGRVSTRIAGTVGYMAPEYATRGCLTRKADVYSFGVVTLEIVSGESNTNSMSREEYLHLLDLAERLKQEGRLLEIVDQRLGSEFSQEEALVMLNVALLCTNTLPTQRPRMSSVVKMLCGQAPIEVTPDDDLQEDLRFSIAQSGKSMNSRTDWSFAPSSDQSILLYSGKDSGYLPSSSSSSLKL comes from the exons ATGGGAGGCGGCCACCGTGGCGTCCGTCTCCTTCCGCTCCTGCTCATGCTGCTGGATCTTGGCTTCCGCAATGGCGGCCGGTGCGCGGCGCAGAAGCTGCCCGAGCAAGAAG tGGAAGCTCTCAAAGGTATAGCACGCAAGCTTAACAAGACGGATTGGGATTTCAGTGTGGATCCATGCATTGGGTCTGGAACTTGGGTTAACTCCACTGGATTTATTGTCAGCAATGTGACATGTGATTGTTCATTCCAGAACCACACCAACTGTCATATTATTAGCTT GCAGCTTATGCGTCTGAATCTTAGTGGAGTTCTACCTGAAGAAGTTGTCAACCTTACTTATCTACGTTATCT TGACTTGTCACGCAACTTCATTCAAGGACCGATTCCAGCATCATGGGCTAGCTTACAAGTTTTTAATCT GTCTCTTCAGGGAAATCGCATATCTGGAACACTACCTAAGGAGCTTGCAAGTATGCCAATGTTGAAGTCGTT ACAGCTAGAAGCCAATCAGTTTGAGGGCCCTATTCCACCAGAGTTGGGTAACATCATCAGTTTGGAGAGATT TTTCATTTCTGCAAATAACATCACAGGAGAGTTGCCCTCAACCTTTTCCAGGCTGACAAATATGACAGATTT CCGAATTGATGGGAACAACATTTCAGGAAGGATACCTAGTTTCATAAAGAACTGGCAACGGCTCAACAGAAT AGATATGCAGGGTACCTTGATGAGTGGGCCTATTCCTTCAGAAATAGCTTTGTTGAGAAACTTAACAGAACT GAGGGTGACTGATTTGAGTGGACCAAGCATGAATTTCCCTCCCTTACAAAATGCGCAATACCTAACGGAACT GGTTCTGCGAAATTGCTCCATACACGGGAAGTTACCTGTCTACCTTGGTCAAATGCAGTATCTAAAAGTACT GGATCTAAGTTTCAACAAGTTTTCTGGTCAGATTCCAGCAGAATTTGGAGGAATGGTGTCACTACAATTTCT GTACTTAACAGATAACATGCTGACTGGAGATTTGCCTGCTTGGATGTTGAAAAACAAGGCAAGCAATAAAGTAAACAT GGATGTGTCGTATAATGACTTCACGGGTAACCCTCCAACTGAGTGTCAGCAAGCAAATGT AAATATGGTGTCAAGCTTCTCAACGAATGACAGTTC ATTGCGGCCATGTTTAAGAAAGAACCTTCCCTGCATGGGCAAACCGCAAT ATTACTCCCTGTTCATTAACTGTGGTGGTAGAAGTGTTGTGATAGATGGGAATGTCTATGAGGATGATTCATCTCAAATTGGAACATCAACTTTTGTATTATCTGATGATAAGAGGTGGGCTTATAGTAGTACAGGAGATTTTGTGGGTAATGAAAATGCTGACTACATCGCTAGAAATAAATCAAGACTCGCACTGGCTCATCCCGAGTTATATACCGAAGCTCGCCTCTCCCCTCTTTCACTGAAATATTATGGCCTTTGCATGGAGAATGGTGAATATCTAGTCAATCTTCATTTTGCTGATATTATGTTCACAGACGATCATACATATTCTAGCAATGGAAAGCGTGTTTTTGAAGTCTTGATCCAG GGTGCTAAAGTGTTAAAAGATTTTAATATTGAAGATGTGGCTGGCGGTGTCAATCGGGCAATTTCAATGAATTTCACAACCAATATCACGACAAATACGTTGGAAATCCACTTCTACTGGGGAGGCAAAGGTACAACCGCTATACCGTACCGGGGTGTGTATGGTCCATTGATCTCAGCCATATCTGTGACACAAG TGCACAGGAATCACCATGGTATCTCTACTGGAGTGTTTATTACCATAATAACAGCATCATGCCTAGTTATCGTACTTCTGCTGGTAGCCTTCTATATCAAAGTCTTCCGGAAAAAGAATAGAAAGGGAACTG GTAGACAATTATTTTACCTTGGAAGGAATACCAATACTTCTGAGCTTCAGGCGAGGGCACAGTACTTCTTTAGCTTAAAAGAGATAGAGTCTGCAACAAAACATTTTGATCCTGAAAGTAAAATAGGTGAGGGTGGCTTTGGACCTGTTTACAAG GGTACTCTAGCAGATGGTACTGCAGTTGCTGTCAAGAAACTGTCCTCGAAATCAAGCCAAGGGAATCGTGAGTTTTTGAATGAGATAGGAATAATATCTTCTCTAAGACATCCAAACCTTGTGAGGCTTTATGGTTGTTGTATTGATGGAGAAGAGCTACTGCTGGTGTATGAATTCTTGGAAAATAATAGTCTTGGCCGTGCACTATTTG GCCGCGCAGAACGTCAATTGAAATTAGACTGGCCAACAAGGTATAGCATCTGCCTTGGAACCGCGAAGGGCCTAGCCTATCTCCATGAGGAATCAACACTGAAAATCGTCCACAGAGATATCAAACCGTCAAATATTCTTCTTGACGAAAGACTTCAACCTAAAATATCTGATTTTGGTTTGGCTAAGCTGAATGATGACTGTGGGCGTGTGAGCACTCGTATTGCTGGCACTGT TGGATATATGGCTCCTGAGTATGCCACAAGAGGTTGTTTGACACGTAAAGCAGATGTCTACAGTTTCGGAGTGGTGACATTAGAGATTGTTAGCGGGGAGAGCAATACAAATAGCATGTCAAGAGAAGAATATCTCCATCTTCTTGATTTG GCCGAAAGATTGAAGCAGGAAGGGAGACTTTTAGAAATTGTCGACCAGCGTCTTGGTTCTGAATTTTCTCAAGAAGAAGCACTGGTGATGCTGAATGTAGCTCTTCTATGTACAAACACATTACCGACTCAGCGGCCGAGAATGTCCTCAGTGGTGAAGATGCTTTGTGGCCAAGCCCCTATTGAGGTTACGCCTGACGATGATCTACAGGAAGACTTGAGGTTCAGTATCGCCCAGTCTGGGAAGTCCATGAACAGCCGAACAGATTGGTCTTTTGCGCCATCAAGTGATCAATCAATCTTGCTGTACAGCGGTAAGGACAGCGGTTACCTCCCATCTTCAAGCTCATCTTCTCTGAAGCTGTGA